A region from the Candidatus Alcyoniella australis genome encodes:
- a CDS encoding SUMF1/EgtB/PvdO family nonheme iron enzyme, giving the protein MRTIAWIIAGIVTLLLLLQLPTLLPRLGDRLIFGGISGSEPPLSCPEGMLFIPTEDSGFCIDRFEAPNIEGKLPLRGLSMEQALEYCAQRGSRLCTEGEWYRACSGPQGNASYIGECVNPSSEPQMSGSRTHCFSPEGVADLSGNILEWTSDGQPDPFAFFLKGGSYLTPDGYTSCGYQVVVLPGQSGLSRPDLGVRCCR; this is encoded by the coding sequence GTGCGTACCATCGCCTGGATAATCGCCGGAATCGTCACCCTGCTATTGCTGCTTCAGCTTCCCACGTTGCTGCCGCGCCTAGGAGACCGGCTGATCTTCGGCGGCATCTCCGGCTCGGAGCCTCCACTATCTTGCCCCGAGGGCATGTTGTTCATCCCCACCGAGGACAGCGGGTTCTGCATCGATCGCTTTGAGGCCCCAAACATCGAGGGCAAACTGCCGCTACGTGGCCTATCGATGGAACAGGCGCTGGAGTATTGCGCACAACGCGGCTCCCGGCTTTGCACCGAGGGCGAATGGTACCGCGCCTGCTCCGGCCCCCAGGGCAACGCCTCATACATCGGCGAGTGCGTTAATCCCAGTAGCGAACCCCAGATGTCCGGATCGCGTACGCATTGCTTCAGCCCCGAGGGCGTGGCCGACCTGTCGGGCAACATCCTGGAGTGGACCTCGGACGGTCAGCCCGATCCATTCGCATTCTTCCTCAAGGGCGGCTCGTACCTCACCCCCGATGGCTATACTTCGTGTGGGTATCAGGTGGTGGTGCTGCCCGGACAGTCCGGGCTGTCCAGACCCGATTTGGGAGTCAGGTGCTGCCGATAA
- a CDS encoding PEP/pyruvate-binding domain-containing protein produces the protein MTTIVLPFFGLVGLLMLAPVLIVLSWALLLILGLGALLVVAAVVYFSATGQAAGMLELTVSALVCLTLLLALRALLHRVWIRISHPRAMLLPLDRLVQGDAQYFGSKAARLGVLSRSNVKIPQGFAISGRLHERSSQRSDAGMQFQIPPRTMRRIVRFYRRQVGRGEAMVRSSFAVEDQQSGTASGVFRSVRITRVRELEHAIESVWRSAYSDRARNLAFTGLPENLGLFVHQLVGGAWIGRMLTADPVSGALDSVTIEACAGDVYEPARARRIQVGPRGLPAGAIVGLSSDLIRRLVALGLEQSARYNGPVEVEWCSSEDSQELFALQVRPAPRKLRGRLWINSGAVELISEPLSPLSRELIQGRLSVEQQLELPLKLAGLGSIAGSPSMRWIEGRPYVDAELIGQLHRDSRRFSSKLRNLIASLRIGRRGANWDARLTDLRQQIDRTSQSLADAGLNAGAFNRCSALADLVYRRAMALHVEGTFLADQYASGLRLLADRWHVELDDLLQSAIAGVEENALNAWRRARQELEHANEVQRAGQIECYRHDWGHRAAGEIELSNPRPQSDPQMELPLVAASEESLDLEQARQELEKRCEGIALGHLVPWERWQLRRSFNAAVRASSWRENAKDTLLRGVTALRSLLLAHGRKLVEQGLLADVQDVFLLGLDELRQSFNRDLPAVEALDERREQMEAWRTQSAWPTIIETEDGELRRPQGTQGIAVSPGIARGRLALAGKAEAGDILVLSSPDVVNAGQLKVAAIVCETGSALCHLGQLCREMGLPMIVGLPGATKLEPGTRVEVDGWAGSLRQLGADGA, from the coding sequence GTGACCACGATCGTCCTTCCGTTTTTCGGACTGGTAGGCCTGCTGATGCTGGCGCCGGTGCTGATCGTGCTCAGCTGGGCGCTGCTGCTGATTCTCGGACTTGGCGCGCTGCTGGTGGTCGCAGCCGTGGTCTACTTCAGCGCCACGGGCCAGGCCGCGGGAATGCTCGAGCTGACCGTCTCGGCGCTGGTCTGTTTGACACTGCTGCTGGCCCTACGAGCCTTGTTGCACCGAGTCTGGATCCGGATCAGTCATCCGCGTGCGATGCTGCTGCCGCTGGATCGACTGGTCCAAGGCGATGCGCAATATTTCGGCTCTAAAGCCGCTCGCCTGGGCGTGCTATCGCGGAGCAATGTCAAAATTCCCCAAGGATTTGCGATCAGCGGCCGCTTGCACGAACGCAGCAGCCAGCGATCGGACGCCGGAATGCAGTTTCAGATCCCGCCGCGCACCATGCGGCGCATCGTCCGTTTCTATCGGCGGCAGGTCGGCCGCGGCGAGGCGATGGTGCGTTCCAGTTTTGCGGTGGAGGACCAACAAAGCGGTACCGCATCGGGCGTGTTTCGCAGTGTCCGCATTACGCGGGTGCGGGAGCTGGAGCACGCTATCGAATCGGTATGGCGCTCGGCCTATTCCGATCGCGCGCGTAACCTGGCCTTCACTGGGCTGCCCGAGAACTTGGGCTTGTTCGTGCATCAACTGGTCGGCGGTGCGTGGATCGGCCGAATGCTGACCGCAGACCCGGTCAGCGGTGCGCTGGACAGCGTAACGATCGAGGCCTGTGCCGGAGACGTATACGAGCCGGCGCGCGCCCGACGCATACAGGTTGGACCGCGCGGCTTGCCGGCTGGGGCGATTGTCGGATTGAGCAGCGATCTGATACGCCGCTTGGTCGCTTTGGGGCTTGAGCAGTCCGCCCGCTACAACGGTCCGGTGGAGGTCGAGTGGTGCAGCAGCGAGGACTCGCAGGAGCTGTTCGCGCTGCAGGTCAGACCCGCACCGCGCAAACTTCGCGGAAGGTTGTGGATCAACTCCGGCGCGGTGGAGTTAATCAGCGAGCCGTTAAGCCCCCTGAGCCGCGAACTGATCCAGGGCCGTTTGTCTGTGGAGCAACAGCTCGAACTGCCGTTGAAGCTTGCCGGCCTGGGATCGATCGCCGGCAGCCCCTCAATGCGCTGGATCGAGGGCAGGCCGTACGTTGACGCCGAGCTGATCGGCCAACTGCACCGCGACTCGCGACGCTTCTCAAGTAAGCTGCGAAATCTGATTGCCTCGTTGAGGATTGGGCGACGCGGCGCCAACTGGGATGCGCGGCTGACCGATCTTCGTCAACAGATAGATCGAACATCGCAAAGTCTGGCGGACGCCGGCCTGAACGCGGGAGCCTTTAATCGTTGCAGCGCTTTGGCCGATTTGGTGTACCGGCGGGCAATGGCGCTGCACGTCGAGGGGACGTTCCTCGCCGATCAGTACGCCTCGGGTTTGAGGTTGCTCGCCGATCGCTGGCACGTCGAGCTTGATGATCTATTGCAATCGGCAATCGCCGGGGTAGAGGAAAACGCGCTGAACGCCTGGCGCAGAGCGCGTCAGGAGCTGGAACACGCCAACGAGGTTCAACGCGCGGGGCAGATTGAGTGTTATCGGCACGATTGGGGTCATCGAGCCGCCGGCGAGATCGAGCTGTCCAATCCGCGGCCCCAAAGCGACCCGCAGATGGAGCTGCCGTTGGTCGCCGCGTCGGAGGAATCCCTTGACCTGGAGCAGGCGCGTCAGGAGCTGGAAAAACGCTGTGAGGGGATTGCCCTAGGACACCTCGTGCCCTGGGAGCGTTGGCAACTCAGGCGTTCCTTTAACGCTGCGGTGCGCGCATCTTCATGGCGTGAGAACGCCAAGGACACGCTGCTGCGCGGCGTTACGGCGTTGCGCTCGCTGCTGCTGGCTCATGGGCGCAAGTTGGTCGAGCAGGGACTGCTGGCCGACGTGCAGGACGTATTCCTGCTCGGACTGGACGAGCTGCGGCAATCGTTCAATCGCGATTTACCAGCGGTCGAGGCGCTGGATGAACGCCGCGAGCAGATGGAAGCGTGGCGCACACAGTCCGCGTGGCCGACGATCATCGAGACCGAGGATGGCGAGCTGCGCAGACCACAGGGCACCCAGGGAATCGCAGTCAGCCCCGGAATTGCGCGAGGGCGGCTGGCCCTGGCCGGAAAGGCTGAAGCAGGGGACATCCTGGTGCTCTCCTCGCCCGACGTGGTCAACGCCGGGCAACTCAAGGTGGCCGCGATAGTTTGCGAGACCGGATCGGCGCTGTGCCATTTGGGGCAACTGTGTCGCGAGATGGGACTGCCGATGATCGTCGGATTGCCCGGAGCGACAAAGCTGGAGCCGGGAACCCGCGTGGAGGTCGATGGCTGGGCCGGCAGCTTGCGGCAGCTCGGAGCGGACGGCGCATGA
- a CDS encoding amidohydrolase, which translates to MSRLTLLTNANVIPMTGPQNRAQEIALEGGRIVAVADRVERELRAYAKVVDLHGATVVPAFVDSHTHWLGAGLMLIGLRFDQAKNHEDLRRIVAKARKERGRGAWLVGLGAADNSMPEGRLPSREELDRWVSDSPLLLERADGHGCAVNSAALRKLELPADLRGLDADAGQLVGEAHTEALKLSQTAVARRSIVRALRAVSRHALSRGVGTAVCLEGFQVPFDIDVLAARVAGLFDRPRLRIFVQSFDLRRVKRVGQGRAGGCFEMALDGSLSSHTAALSEPFCDRPDTNGLLYHSDEKVRAFVEGAHLAMMQVALHAIGDRAIEQALRVYGSVLAEHPRADHRMRIEHCEMPRTEQIERMAKLGVHLGVQPAFLDMPTTPTAYLQKTLGKKRFAGYLPLRSYLKAGIDISGGSDAPVSPINPLRGIAMAINHPNRDQALTPYEALRIFTLGGARSVFEERARGTIEPGLDADLCVLDADPLIIDPSGIEQIAIKALYIGGKLVYSGRL; encoded by the coding sequence ATGTCGCGCCTGACGCTGTTGACCAACGCCAACGTGATCCCGATGACCGGACCGCAGAATCGGGCGCAAGAGATCGCACTCGAAGGTGGCCGGATCGTCGCGGTTGCCGATCGCGTTGAACGCGAGCTGCGCGCCTACGCCAAAGTGGTCGATCTGCATGGGGCCACGGTAGTGCCGGCGTTCGTCGATTCGCACACCCACTGGCTGGGTGCGGGGCTGATGTTGATCGGCCTGCGGTTCGATCAAGCTAAGAACCACGAGGACCTGCGGCGGATCGTGGCTAAGGCGCGCAAGGAGCGAGGACGCGGCGCGTGGCTGGTCGGGCTGGGCGCGGCCGACAATTCGATGCCCGAGGGGCGGCTGCCCTCGCGCGAGGAACTCGACCGCTGGGTCTCAGATTCGCCGTTGCTGCTCGAACGGGCCGATGGCCACGGCTGCGCAGTCAACAGTGCGGCCCTGCGCAAGCTGGAGCTGCCAGCCGATCTGCGCGGCCTGGATGCCGATGCCGGTCAGTTGGTGGGCGAGGCCCACACCGAGGCGCTTAAGCTCAGCCAAACGGCGGTAGCGCGCCGCTCGATCGTCAGGGCACTGCGCGCTGTGTCGCGCCACGCGCTCTCGCGCGGCGTGGGAACTGCGGTTTGCCTCGAAGGCTTCCAAGTGCCGTTCGACATTGACGTGCTTGCGGCGCGCGTTGCCGGACTGTTCGACCGACCGCGGCTGCGGATCTTCGTTCAGTCGTTCGATTTGCGACGGGTCAAACGCGTGGGTCAGGGCAGGGCGGGCGGCTGTTTTGAGATGGCCCTGGACGGCAGCTTAAGCTCGCATACCGCGGCACTGTCCGAGCCGTTTTGCGACAGGCCGGATACCAACGGTCTGCTCTACCATTCGGACGAGAAGGTGCGCGCATTCGTCGAAGGAGCCCATTTGGCGATGATGCAGGTGGCGCTGCACGCCATCGGCGACCGGGCGATCGAGCAGGCGCTGCGGGTCTACGGCAGTGTGCTGGCCGAGCATCCGCGGGCCGACCATCGGATGCGCATCGAGCATTGCGAGATGCCGCGAACCGAGCAGATCGAGCGCATGGCAAAGCTCGGCGTGCACCTGGGGGTGCAGCCGGCGTTCTTGGATATGCCGACCACACCCACCGCCTATTTACAAAAAACTCTGGGGAAGAAACGTTTCGCCGGATACCTGCCGCTGCGCTCCTACCTCAAGGCCGGGATCGATATTTCCGGCGGATCGGACGCGCCGGTGAGCCCGATCAATCCGTTGCGCGGAATCGCGATGGCGATCAACCATCCCAACCGCGATCAGGCGCTTACTCCCTACGAGGCGCTACGGATATTCACCCTGGGCGGCGCGCGTTCGGTGTTTGAGGAACGCGCTCGGGGAACGATCGAGCCCGGGCTCGACGCGGACCTGTGCGTCCTAGACGCGGACCCGCTGATCATCGACCCGTCCGGGATCGAGCAGATCGCGATCAAGGCCTTGTACATCGGCGGCAAGCTGGTTTACTCGGGCCGATTGTAA
- a CDS encoding DUF192 domain-containing protein translates to MYRKIPALLILLALTLPQGSLAQGRPPDAVVVIGENEFKVEVVFSPEQRQRGLMEREELCEKCGMLFVFEYTRPLSFWMKNTLLPLSIAYIDKQGIIIDIQQMQPLTLDSHISSGPALMALEVNQGAFKTAGIKVGDKISIRYPNGDIWPR, encoded by the coding sequence ATGTACAGGAAGATCCCGGCCCTGCTGATCCTGCTGGCGCTGACGCTGCCCCAGGGTTCCTTAGCCCAAGGGCGACCGCCTGACGCCGTTGTTGTCATCGGCGAGAACGAGTTCAAGGTCGAGGTGGTTTTCAGCCCCGAACAACGTCAGCGCGGACTGATGGAACGCGAGGAGCTCTGCGAGAAGTGCGGCATGCTGTTCGTGTTCGAGTACACCCGTCCGTTGTCGTTCTGGATGAAGAACACCTTGTTGCCGCTGTCGATCGCCTATATCGACAAACAGGGGATTATTATCGACATCCAGCAGATGCAGCCGCTGACCCTCGATTCTCACATCAGTTCCGGCCCGGCGCTGATGGCGTTGGAGGTCAACCAGGGCGCGTTTAAAACCGCCGGCATCAAGGTCGGCGACAAGATCAGCATTCGCTACCCCAACGGCGATATTTGGCCGAGATGA